The following proteins are encoded in a genomic region of Marinitoga litoralis:
- a CDS encoding phosphodiester glycosidase family protein, translated as MYKRIFIAVFFLINILSFSGVYFIDITKEPIEFNSINLSEKLYIDIEQFAEYFNLRKYPSKNIIYISNPENNDILELDLIKGTARINFNINKSYSSAVFEKNEKLYVLIDAISDFYNFKSFKLDNTFIYRSVPRIIKIEFSFNKIIFSLSHIINENMIKIENDGIVIYPAINEYPVPQDIDFFIVSDNVVKYKIKNLNNYDLTISNRNIILNLNENKISNNEEVVQTPENSEPQNTVENVETPKASPLEEKLNEIKKEQSLKEQSLKEESTTIDTELLKVENKMVDLNGRIIPVHIARINPKELEIKIVFNNLGATKDAEEFLNELNPILAINAGYFDVSLVEPIGKIISNGKIQHISPYYRPSFILDQYGNPYIKNVVMEYKIYIKEVPFWIKAINTAWKGDVKLYTSEYKGEIKESENDYLFLLIENSYIIKIGKEKPINDQKLLLIERKYLKYIPDLEEGEEVIFDIDINQNIAIKEMVEGGPLLLTDDLMQEALKEEKLSYSSSIISRKTPRTIVAIDNENMVLFIVVDGYMESNPGINYDEAQLLLEKIGNIKQAMMLDGGSSSLFYYNGKFLNYRSENWRNRIPVFLGVFKKK; from the coding sequence ATGTATAAAAGGATATTTATAGCTGTCTTTTTTTTGATTAACATATTATCATTTTCAGGGGTGTATTTTATCGATATAACAAAAGAGCCCATAGAATTTAATAGCATTAATTTATCAGAAAAATTATATATAGATATTGAACAATTTGCTGAATATTTTAATTTAAGAAAATATCCATCTAAAAATATTATATATATATCTAATCCTGAAAATAATGATATATTGGAACTTGATTTAATTAAAGGAACAGCTAGAATAAATTTTAATATTAATAAGTCATACTCTTCTGCTGTTTTTGAGAAAAATGAAAAATTATATGTTTTAATAGATGCAATATCTGATTTTTATAATTTTAAATCATTCAAACTAGATAATACATTTATATATAGAAGTGTTCCCAGAATAATAAAAATAGAATTTTCATTTAATAAGATTATATTTTCTTTAAGTCATATTATTAATGAAAATATGATAAAGATAGAAAACGATGGAATAGTTATATATCCAGCTATTAACGAATATCCTGTTCCTCAGGATATAGATTTTTTTATAGTTTCAGATAATGTAGTTAAGTATAAAATAAAGAATTTGAATAATTATGATTTAACTATTTCAAATAGAAATATAATTCTAAATTTAAATGAGAATAAAATATCTAATAATGAAGAAGTAGTTCAAACTCCAGAAAATTCTGAACCACAAAATACTGTAGAAAATGTAGAAACACCAAAAGCATCACCATTAGAAGAGAAATTAAATGAAATAAAAAAAGAACAATCATTAAAAGAACAATCATTAAAAGAGGAATCAACAACTATTGATACAGAATTATTAAAAGTTGAAAATAAGATGGTAGATTTAAATGGGAGAATAATTCCTGTACATATTGCTAGAATTAATCCAAAAGAATTAGAAATCAAAATTGTTTTTAATAATTTAGGTGCTACGAAGGATGCAGAGGAATTTTTAAATGAATTAAACCCTATATTAGCAATTAATGCAGGATATTTTGATGTATCTTTAGTTGAACCAATAGGTAAAATAATATCTAATGGCAAGATTCAACATATTTCACCGTATTATAGGCCAAGTTTTATATTAGATCAATATGGTAATCCATATATAAAAAATGTAGTAATGGAGTATAAAATTTATATAAAAGAGGTACCTTTTTGGATTAAAGCAATTAATACAGCATGGAAAGGTGATGTAAAATTATATACTTCAGAGTATAAAGGTGAAATAAAAGAAAGTGAAAATGATTATCTCTTTTTATTAATAGAAAATAGTTACATAATAAAAATAGGTAAAGAAAAACCTATAAATGATCAAAAATTATTATTAATTGAAAGAAAGTATTTAAAGTATATTCCAGATTTAGAAGAAGGAGAAGAAGTAATTTTTGATATAGATATTAATCAAAACATTGCTATTAAAGAAATGGTTGAAGGCGGACCATTATTATTAACAGACGATCTAATGCAAGAAGCGCTAAAAGAAGAGAAATTATCCTATTCATCTAGCATTATTAGCCGAAAAACACCTAGAACAATAGTTGCAATTGATAATGAAAATATGGTATTATTTATAGTAGTTGATGGATACATGGAGTCAAACCCAGGTATAAATTATGACGAAGCACAATTATTATTAGAAAAGATAGGTAATATAAAACAAGCTATGATGCTTGATGGGGGAAGTTCATCATTATTTTATTATAACGGAAAGTTTTTAAATTATAGATCTGAAAATTGGAGAAATAGAATTCCTGTATTCCTAGGAGTTTTTAAGAAAAAATAG
- a CDS encoding ABC transporter permease, with protein sequence MKEILLLVKGFFKKNKKHFLFPFLSIFIGVWGMIVVISVIKGFDKVLIDSITSFYPHVIVYDNFNENIDGEKYKIYYSTYQGFFNKDNKRVSVSYWEVNDLDYYKDLIIKGDTKGAIIGSVMAESLNINPGDSINLFYTDNSDKIKLKNIKISGIFHSGIYIIDSSFMVNKSNDKLFYTGIYLNNPKNAKKVKVLYLKNYLSSTWEEQNENFAKAVEIDSYFAMIITFFVVLMSGFSISNSVMYSIFVRKKEIGILYSMGMKKFKISMVFILESLLIALLGFFSGSIFALFTIWILKIIDIKLPSGVFYIDSIPFYISLNDILLSFIFIITLSFVFSYFSSRKLLSFDPIEVLHSE encoded by the coding sequence ATGAAAGAAATTTTGTTATTGGTAAAAGGATTTTTTAAAAAAAATAAAAAACATTTCTTATTCCCTTTTCTATCTATATTTATTGGTGTATGGGGAATGATAGTTGTTATTTCTGTTATTAAAGGTTTTGATAAGGTATTAATAGATTCTATTACTTCTTTTTATCCACATGTAATTGTTTATGATAATTTTAATGAAAATATTGATGGTGAAAAATATAAAATATATTATTCTACATATCAAGGATTTTTTAATAAAGATAATAAAAGGGTAAGTGTATCATATTGGGAAGTCAATGATTTAGATTATTATAAAGATTTAATTATAAAAGGAGATACAAAAGGGGCTATAATTGGAAGTGTAATGGCTGAAAGTTTAAATATAAATCCAGGGGATTCTATAAATTTATTTTATACAGATAACTCAGATAAAATAAAATTAAAAAATATCAAAATTTCTGGTATATTTCATTCAGGGATTTATATAATTGACTCTTCGTTTATGGTAAACAAATCTAATGATAAATTATTTTATACGGGTATATATTTAAATAATCCTAAAAATGCAAAGAAAGTAAAAGTATTATATTTAAAAAATTATTTGTCCTCTACATGGGAAGAACAAAATGAGAATTTTGCAAAAGCCGTTGAGATCGATTCTTATTTTGCAATGATAATAACTTTTTTTGTTGTTTTAATGAGTGGATTTAGCATTTCAAATTCAGTAATGTATTCTATTTTTGTAAGAAAAAAAGAAATAGGTATTTTATATTCAATGGGAATGAAAAAATTTAAAATATCTATGGTCTTTATATTAGAAAGTCTATTAATAGCATTATTAGGATTTTTTAGTGGTTCTATATTTGCTTTATTTACGATATGGATATTAAAAATTATAGATATAAAACTTCCATCTGGAGTTTTTTATATTGATAGTATTCCTTTTTATATTTCTCTAAATGATATTCTTTTGAGTTTTATTTTTATTATTACATTATCGTTTGTTTTCTCTTATTTTTCATCAAGAAAACTTTTGTCCTTTGATCCAATAGAGGTGTTACATAGTGAATAA
- a CDS encoding cob(I)yrinic acid a,c-diamide adenosyltransferase — protein sequence MSISTGGGDKGNTSLWSGERVSKDDIRVESYGTIDELNSFLGEAKHYVKSYEVKNIINEVQNDLFKVAGELASKDKTYIKPIESSDVERITEYVKNFESKMNLTGFVITGSTIESAKLDICRTIARRAERRIVTLSKIEKISEHLLKYVNRLSDLLFIMARYEEYLIDKIEYKKW from the coding sequence ATGTCAATAAGTACAGGTGGAGGAGACAAAGGTAATACAAGTTTATGGTCTGGAGAAAGAGTTTCTAAAGATGATATAAGAGTAGAATCATATGGAACAATAGATGAACTAAATTCATTTTTAGGTGAAGCAAAACACTATGTTAAATCATATGAAGTAAAAAATATTATTAATGAAGTACAAAATGATTTATTTAAAGTAGCAGGAGAATTAGCTTCAAAAGATAAAACATATATTAAACCTATAGAAAGTTCAGATGTTGAAAGAATAACAGAATATGTGAAAAATTTTGAAAGTAAAATGAATTTAACTGGTTTTGTTATTACAGGAAGCACTATAGAATCTGCAAAATTAGATATTTGTAGAACTATAGCTAGAAGAGCAGAAAGAAGAATAGTAACTTTATCGAAAATAGAAAAAATATCTGAGCATTTATTAAAATATGTAAACAGATTATCAGATTTATTATTCATAATGGCTAGATATGAAGAATATTTAATTGATAAGATTGAATATAAAAAATGGTGA
- the ndk gene encoding nucleoside-diphosphate kinase codes for MEREFLFLKPNTVRRGLVGEVISRLERRGIKIVAMKMICPTKEQAEELYKEHKGKPFYEDLLKFILSGPIVVMVLEGPRVIDMVRHIIGNTDPLKASPGSIRGEFGMSITKNIVHASDSPENAERELKIFFKEEEIIKYRLDVQDDL; via the coding sequence ATGGAAAGAGAATTTTTGTTTCTAAAACCAAATACAGTTAGAAGAGGACTTGTTGGAGAAGTTATAAGCAGATTAGAAAGAAGAGGAATAAAAATAGTTGCAATGAAAATGATTTGTCCAACTAAAGAACAAGCAGAAGAATTGTATAAAGAGCATAAGGGAAAACCATTTTATGAGGATTTATTAAAATTCATTTTATCTGGCCCAATTGTAGTTATGGTTTTAGAAGGACCTAGAGTTATAGATATGGTAAGACATATTATTGGAAATACAGATCCATTAAAAGCATCTCCAGGTAGTATTAGAGGAGAATTTGGGATGAGCATTACAAAAAATATTGTACATGCTTCAGATTCGCCTGAAAATGCTGAAAGAGAATTAAAAATATTTTTTAAAGAAGAGGAAATAATAAAATATAGATTGGATGTGCAAGACGACTTATGA
- a CDS encoding LCP family protein produces the protein MKFLMYTFGILFSALIIVSMFYPFLNIFGKMDKIDDPYYFLVLGMDTTDVNEKVSRTDSILLVSVSEKKNKILVLPIPRDLLVNVDNETIRINAVYVKYGIEKLKEIIQNIAKVKISDYLIFDYSLFKEIGDIYAPVKIYVPKDMYYEDFHQNLHIDFKQGYNYLNGEELLYYARFRHDALGDLGRIQRQKDVLFALMNSAKNSGFSKVLYSIQKVLDRTINSFDYKKLFSLFLVAKNANISFLSLPVEVVGDYVKVDNTKIKYMNEYLVNFEEPKEEKKIWITFINNMEKFNLSFYTVTRNRWKNSSGYLIEIVDVLPNIDGIKHNKSYVIIKDKINEKKIFDELKNRYSKIAFEIVEDKDLYFSIIRFLSENYYNTLNSDAIILVGSNS, from the coding sequence ATGAAATTTTTGATGTATACTTTTGGTATATTATTTTCGGCACTAATAATAGTATCAATGTTTTATCCGTTTTTAAATATTTTTGGAAAAATGGATAAAATAGATGATCCATATTATTTTTTAGTATTGGGTATGGATACAACTGATGTAAATGAAAAAGTATCTAGAACGGATTCAATATTATTGGTAAGTGTTAGCGAGAAAAAAAATAAAATTTTAGTATTGCCAATACCTAGAGATTTATTAGTTAATGTTGATAATGAAACGATACGAATTAATGCTGTATATGTTAAATACGGCATAGAAAAATTAAAAGAAATTATACAGAATATAGCTAAAGTAAAAATTTCTGATTATTTGATTTTTGATTATAGTCTTTTTAAAGAAATAGGGGATATATATGCTCCTGTAAAAATATATGTACCTAAAGATATGTATTATGAAGATTTTCATCAAAATTTACATATAGATTTTAAGCAAGGATATAATTATTTAAATGGTGAGGAACTTTTATATTATGCAAGATTTAGACATGATGCATTAGGTGATTTAGGAAGAATTCAGCGTCAAAAAGATGTTTTATTTGCATTAATGAATTCAGCCAAAAACTCAGGATTTTCAAAAGTATTATATTCTATACAAAAGGTTTTAGATAGAACAATAAATTCATTTGATTATAAAAAATTATTTTCTTTGTTTTTAGTTGCAAAAAATGCAAATATTAGCTTTTTATCATTACCTGTTGAAGTTGTTGGTGATTATGTAAAAGTTGATAATACAAAGATTAAATACATGAACGAGTATTTAGTTAATTTTGAAGAACCTAAAGAAGAAAAAAAGATATGGATTACATTTATTAATAATATGGAAAAATTTAATTTGAGCTTTTATACTGTTACTAGAAATAGATGGAAAAATTCATCTGGATATTTAATTGAAATTGTTGATGTTTTACCTAATATTGATGGTATTAAGCATAATAAATCATATGTAATAATAAAAGATAAAATCAATGAAAAAAAGATTTTTGATGAATTAAAAAATAGATATAGCAAAATAGCATTTGAGATAGTTGAAGATAAAGATTTATATTTTTCTATCATAAGATTTTTAAGTGAGAATTATTATAATACTTTAAATTCTGACGCAATAATTTTAGTGGGGAGTAATTCATGA
- a CDS encoding DUF503 domain-containing protein → MIRLNIKNGDVMKVLLVTYQVELFNIKSLKEKRSIVKKVLNDLRKKYNISVVESGFNDNKKIFEFTLATLSKDKDYLLSFYEKVENEIEYNFGLRILSSEYEIL, encoded by the coding sequence TTGATAAGATTGAATATAAAAAATGGTGATGTAATGAAAGTATTATTGGTAACATATCAAGTAGAATTATTTAATATTAAATCATTAAAAGAAAAAAGGAGTATTGTAAAAAAAGTTTTAAATGATTTAAGAAAAAAATATAATATATCAGTTGTTGAAAGTGGGTTTAATGATAATAAAAAAATATTTGAATTTACTTTAGCAACATTATCAAAGGATAAAGACTATCTTTTGTCTTTTTATGAAAAAGTAGAAAATGAAATTGAGTACAACTTTGGTTTAAGAATATTAAGTTCTGAATACGAAATATTATGA
- a CDS encoding ATP-binding cassette domain-containing protein → MNNLIEMENIYFSYDKKNNVLKDISLRIQLNKYYGIYGHSGSGKSTLLFIMGKLLKPDSGKINYNVEKTSIGFVFQFFNLINELTILENAKLAQYIRKKEYNINEIKNISEILGIEKLLNKYPHELSGGEKQRASILRAVVGDVKLILADEPTGSLDMGNKLIVFELFKKIVSLDKTVVVVSHENELFNYCDNKILLEDGILKGEL, encoded by the coding sequence GTGAATAATTTAATTGAGATGGAAAATATTTATTTTTCATATGATAAAAAAAATAATGTTTTGAAAGATATCTCTTTAAGAATTCAATTAAATAAGTATTATGGTATATATGGACATTCAGGAAGTGGTAAAAGTACATTATTATTTATTATGGGAAAATTGTTAAAACCTGATTCTGGTAAAATAAATTACAATGTTGAAAAAACTAGTATAGGATTTGTATTTCAATTTTTTAATTTGATAAATGAATTAACTATTTTAGAGAATGCTAAATTAGCCCAATATATTAGAAAGAAAGAATATAATATAAATGAAATAAAAAATATTTCTGAGATTTTAGGTATTGAAAAACTATTAAATAAATATCCACATGAATTATCTGGTGGCGAAAAACAAAGAGCAAGTATATTAAGAGCTGTTGTTGGGGATGTTAAATTAATATTAGCTGATGAACCTACAGGAAGTTTGGATATGGGAAATAAGCTGATTGTTTTCGAATTATTTAAAAAAATAGTTTCATTAGATAAAACTGTAGTAGTTGTTTCTCATGAAAATGAATTATTTAATTATTGTGATAACAAAATACTTTTAGAGGATGGAATTTTAAAGGGGGAATTATAA
- the yqeK gene encoding bis(5'-nucleosyl)-tetraphosphatase (symmetrical) YqeK, producing MIFLEEIVIHLREIIKRLNTEYRLKHIMGVAYTAKILAEKYNEDELKAEIAALGHDLFRDVKPYKFLKIAKVYNIDISYVEEKNPILLHGKIAAEYLKREYDIPDDIYEAIYYHTSGYKYFNNIGKILFISDSIEPTRNYENVEYFRNIANISIDLAYKEILKNKIIYALNKEHYLLQDTIEAWNYILKY from the coding sequence GTGATTTTTCTGGAAGAAATAGTTATACATTTAAGAGAAATAATAAAAAGATTAAATACAGAATATAGATTAAAACATATAATGGGAGTAGCATATACTGCTAAAATATTGGCAGAAAAATATAATGAAGATGAATTAAAAGCAGAAATTGCAGCGTTAGGGCATGATTTATTTAGAGATGTGAAACCTTATAAATTTTTAAAGATAGCAAAAGTATATAATATAGATATATCTTATGTAGAAGAAAAAAATCCAATTTTATTGCATGGAAAAATAGCAGCAGAATATTTAAAAAGAGAATATGATATTCCAGATGATATATATGAAGCTATATATTATCATACTAGTGGATACAAATATTTTAATAATATTGGTAAAATTCTTTTTATATCAGATTCAATTGAACCTACAAGAAATTATGAAAATGTAGAATATTTTAGAAATATAGCTAATATAAGTATAGATTTAGCGTATAAGGAAATACTAAAAAATAAAATTATATATGCTTTAAATAAAGAACATTATTTATTACAAGATACAATAGAAGCTTGGAATTATATTTTGAAATATTAA
- the fusA gene encoding elongation factor G, with product MANIDKKRIVGLFGHHGCGKTTLMDAILNNYCGADRIGQRYLDSEEIEKEKGASFSNHVATVDYKDTRVYFFDTPGMADFLGDIDVAINAVDNVVLVINASAGVEVTTERIWKIARENKKPVFIFITQMDKEGVNFGELVTSIKETFEDGVKVVPLQVPIGEGPDFRGIVNLITHEAFEYEKDKSGKDKKLDVVPEEAKEYYEAYHQELIEDIVETNENLMEKYLEQGEEALNPENVFNALHLAFEEDEIVPILIGSAEMNIGIDRFFEALRLVGMHPDEREFVGELEGKEYVISPKEEEPFVGLVVKNAVDPFVGKLTYIRVLAGKIKPGDSFVEVQEDSNEKVAHIYIPRYNDREEVNEAGVGDIIVVPKLKKSKINDTVAHPSRLIKVKYPEFPEPMISKSVKTASKNEIDKVNNALSKLQESDPTFSWEFDPETGETIISGLGTTHLEIMIERLKKTFKVNVEVGKPKIAYRETIRRKVVAEYKHKKQTGGHGQYGHVKIELEPLPRGEGYEFVDKIVGGVIPRNFIPSVDKGIKEAMKKGVVAEYPVVDIKVTLFDGSYHDVDSSDIAFQIAARQAFKDGMKNANPVILEPVMKVEVYTPTEYTGDVMGEISAKRGRPMGMQSVGRGMDKIEAEVPLAEMLDFSPRLSSITSGKGYFTMKFSTYQEVTPDIQQKIIQEREREKSEQE from the coding sequence ATGGCAAATATAGACAAAAAAAGGATAGTGGGGCTCTTTGGCCATCATGGCTGTGGTAAAACCACATTAATGGATGCTATTTTAAATAATTATTGTGGAGCCGATAGAATTGGCCAAAGATATTTAGATTCAGAAGAAATTGAAAAAGAAAAAGGTGCATCATTTTCTAATCATGTAGCAACAGTTGATTATAAAGATACAAGAGTTTATTTCTTTGATACTCCTGGTATGGCAGATTTTTTAGGAGATATAGATGTTGCTATAAATGCAGTTGATAATGTAGTATTAGTAATTAATGCATCTGCAGGAGTAGAAGTTACTACAGAAAGAATATGGAAAATAGCAAGAGAAAATAAAAAACCAGTATTTATATTTATAACTCAAATGGATAAAGAAGGAGTAAATTTTGGTGAATTAGTTACTTCAATTAAAGAAACATTTGAAGATGGAGTAAAGGTTGTTCCTCTACAAGTTCCTATTGGTGAAGGTCCAGATTTTAGAGGTATTGTTAATTTAATCACTCATGAAGCATTTGAATATGAAAAAGATAAAAGCGGAAAAGATAAAAAATTAGACGTAGTACCCGAAGAGGCCAAGGAATATTACGAAGCTTATCACCAAGAATTAATTGAAGATATTGTAGAAACAAATGAAAATTTAATGGAAAAATATCTTGAACAAGGTGAAGAAGCATTAAATCCTGAAAATGTATTTAATGCATTACATTTAGCTTTTGAAGAAGATGAAATAGTTCCTATATTAATCGGTTCAGCAGAAATGAATATAGGTATAGACAGATTTTTTGAAGCATTGAGATTAGTAGGTATGCATCCTGATGAAAGAGAATTCGTTGGTGAACTCGAAGGAAAAGAATATGTTATTTCACCTAAAGAAGAAGAACCATTTGTAGGTTTAGTTGTAAAAAATGCAGTTGATCCATTTGTTGGTAAATTAACATATATTAGAGTATTAGCAGGTAAAATAAAACCTGGAGATTCATTTGTAGAGGTTCAAGAAGATTCAAATGAAAAGGTTGCTCACATATATATTCCTAGATATAATGATAGAGAAGAAGTTAATGAAGCTGGAGTTGGAGATATTATAGTTGTTCCTAAATTGAAAAAAAGTAAAATAAATGATACTGTTGCTCATCCATCAAGATTAATTAAAGTAAAATATCCAGAATTTCCAGAACCAATGATTTCAAAATCAGTAAAAACAGCTTCTAAGAATGAGATAGATAAAGTTAACAATGCATTATCAAAATTACAAGAATCAGATCCTACATTTAGTTGGGAATTTGATCCAGAAACAGGAGAAACAATTATTTCCGGTTTAGGAACTACACATTTAGAAATTATGATTGAAAGATTAAAGAAAACATTTAAGGTAAATGTAGAGGTTGGAAAACCAAAAATAGCATATAGAGAAACAATTAGAAGAAAGGTTGTAGCTGAGTATAAACATAAAAAACAAACAGGTGGTCACGGACAATATGGTCATGTTAAAATAGAATTAGAACCATTACCACGTGGTGAAGGATATGAGTTTGTTGATAAAATAGTTGGTGGAGTTATTCCTAGAAACTTTATTCCTTCAGTTGATAAAGGTATAAAAGAAGCTATGAAAAAAGGTGTAGTTGCAGAATACCCTGTTGTAGATATTAAAGTTACGTTATTTGATGGTTCTTATCATGATGTTGATTCATCAGATATAGCATTCCAAATTGCTGCTAGACAAGCATTTAAAGATGGAATGAAAAATGCAAATCCTGTTATTTTGGAACCTGTAATGAAGGTTGAAGTTTATACTCCTACAGAATATACAGGAGATGTTATGGGAGAAATATCTGCAAAAAGAGGAAGACCAATGGGAATGCAATCTGTAGGTAGAGGTATGGATAAAATAGAAGCAGAAGTTCCTCTAGCAGAAATGTTAGACTTCTCACCTAGATTAAGTTCAATTACAAGTGGTAAGGGATATTTTACAATGAAATTCTCAACATATCAAGAAGTAACACCAGATATTCAACAAAAGATAATTCAAGAAAGAGAAAGAGAAAAATCAGAACAAGAATAA